A genomic region of Sulfitobacter pacificus contains the following coding sequences:
- the repA gene encoding plasmid partitioning protein RepA produces the protein MFQTAPIEAASQSELTSQMAARLHTALTTHLQQAYAPDQRKNLRLFSATETADLLGVTGQFLRKCHSDGSLPEPEVIKNGRRFYSGDEILQARHFLEASSRKPGKYLPGRREGDKLQVIQLMNFKGGSAKSTSAIHLCHYLALSGYRVLAIDLDPQGSLTGFCGIQTELEFEGASIYDALRYDDPVPMSEAVVETYFPGLHLAPARLVLSEFETETAVNAGRGVAFFEKLSLAIQSVESDYDVVVIDSPPALGFLTLTGLYAATSVIVPMTPSMLDLASTQQFVEMTSAYLGVIEDTGVKLDHDFFSFLITRDDPSDIPSQQIVSLMRALFQDRVVGATGLRSTAIGDASMLKMSIYEVARSEMTRSTYDRAKNSMDAVGSEIAGMLQKAWGR, from the coding sequence ATGTTTCAGACGGCACCAATCGAAGCGGCGTCTCAATCCGAGCTTACAAGCCAGATGGCGGCGCGTCTACACACCGCGCTCACGACGCATCTTCAACAAGCCTACGCGCCCGATCAACGCAAGAATTTGAGACTATTCAGCGCTACAGAGACTGCTGATCTTCTAGGGGTGACCGGGCAATTCTTGCGCAAGTGCCATAGCGACGGGTCCTTGCCGGAGCCTGAAGTAATCAAGAACGGACGGCGCTTCTATTCCGGTGATGAGATCCTGCAAGCGCGCCATTTCCTGGAGGCAAGCTCTCGAAAGCCGGGTAAGTATCTTCCTGGGCGTCGCGAGGGTGACAAGCTTCAGGTTATTCAGCTGATGAACTTCAAAGGTGGATCTGCAAAGTCCACCTCTGCGATCCATCTGTGTCACTACCTTGCTTTGAGTGGTTACCGGGTGCTGGCGATTGACTTGGACCCACAAGGGAGCCTCACTGGCTTTTGCGGGATTCAAACTGAACTGGAGTTTGAAGGCGCTTCGATTTACGACGCACTTCGTTATGACGATCCAGTACCGATGTCGGAAGCTGTTGTGGAAACCTATTTCCCTGGATTGCACTTGGCACCTGCCCGCCTTGTGCTGAGCGAATTTGAGACTGAAACAGCGGTCAATGCAGGGCGCGGTGTTGCGTTCTTTGAGAAGCTCAGTCTGGCGATCCAGTCCGTTGAGAGCGACTACGATGTAGTGGTGATCGACAGCCCGCCAGCTCTCGGATTCTTGACTTTGACCGGCCTCTACGCTGCGACCTCGGTCATCGTGCCGATGACGCCGAGCATGCTCGACCTTGCTTCCACCCAGCAGTTTGTCGAAATGACTTCTGCTTATCTTGGTGTGATCGAGGACACGGGCGTCAAACTCGATCATGATTTTTTCTCCTTCCTCATCACGCGGGACGATCCGAGCGATATCCCAAGTCAGCAGATCGTGAGCCTAATGCGCGCTCTGTTCCAGGATCGTGTCGTTGGGGCGACCGGACTACGTAGTACGGCTATCGGCGACGCATCGATGCTCAAGATGTCGATCTACGAGGTTGCGCGCTCCGAGATGACAAGGTCGACCTATGATCGCGCAAAGAACAGCATGGATGCGGTTGGTTCGGAGATTGCGGGAATGCTTCAAAAGGCTTGGGGGCGGTAA
- a CDS encoding recombinase family protein, whose translation MPLIGYARVSTEDQTPLPQSEALQSAGCAEIFEEHASGGNRARPVLARLLERVQSGDTLVVVRIDRLARSLSHLLEVIERLEAKGAFFRSLQDPIDTASPQGKFTLQVLGAAAEFERALIRERTKAGLASARAKGRVGGNPGLRTKDPAALRKVRLARQDGYMERLSETAQDWVPHVRRLRPDMAWEDVLRIINGPLPHDRHWTQSRLLRAVKAYVRDGFLPDEVLGRAGRRETDDRLPAIVAAIKGSDPEITLQAICDRLESMRERTPRGRTSWQPSSVKMLLERAEKLGLLRSAH comes from the coding sequence ATGCCCCTGATAGGCTATGCCCGCGTTTCCACGGAGGATCAGACCCCCCTGCCCCAGTCTGAGGCGCTGCAATCTGCGGGCTGTGCCGAGATCTTTGAAGAGCACGCCTCAGGCGGCAATCGCGCGCGTCCTGTACTCGCGCGTTTGCTCGAACGCGTCCAGAGCGGCGATACGCTGGTCGTTGTGCGGATCGACCGGCTTGCGCGATCCCTGTCGCATCTGCTGGAGGTGATCGAACGTCTGGAGGCCAAGGGAGCTTTCTTCCGCTCGCTGCAGGATCCAATCGACACCGCCTCCCCTCAAGGAAAATTCACATTGCAGGTTCTGGGCGCCGCGGCCGAGTTCGAGCGCGCGCTGATACGTGAGCGGACAAAGGCCGGGCTTGCCTCTGCGCGCGCCAAAGGGCGCGTTGGTGGCAATCCTGGGCTTCGCACCAAAGACCCCGCCGCGCTGCGCAAGGTGCGGCTGGCACGACAGGACGGCTACATGGAGCGCCTGAGCGAAACCGCGCAGGATTGGGTGCCCCACGTGCGACGCCTACGGCCGGATATGGCCTGGGAAGATGTTTTGCGAATCATTAATGGCCCCCTGCCCCACGACCGGCACTGGACCCAAAGCCGCCTACTCCGTGCTGTGAAAGCCTATGTCCGCGACGGGTTTCTACCAGATGAAGTGCTTGGCCGCGCCGGACGCCGCGAAACCGATGACCGCCTGCCAGCTATCGTGGCTGCCATCAAAGGCTCGGACCCCGAAATCACACTGCAGGCGATCTGCGACCGGCTAGAATCGATGCGTGAGCGCACCCCTCGAGGCCGTACTAGCTGGCAGCCTTCCTCTGTGAAGATGCTGCTGGAGCGTGCTGAAAAGCTGGGGTTGCTGAGGTCCGCGCACTAA
- a CDS encoding type II toxin-antitoxin system ParD family antitoxin gives MVTRNVVLTETQDQLVQALVASGRYQNVSEAMRAGLRLLEQEEAQFTGIRQGLLEGLAQAKAGKFAEGSGEDAIRRAFRQARASS, from the coding sequence ATGGTGACACGCAATGTCGTTCTGACCGAAACCCAGGACCAGCTGGTTCAGGCCTTGGTGGCATCCGGACGCTATCAGAATGTGAGCGAAGCAATGCGCGCCGGGCTTCGGCTGCTGGAGCAGGAAGAAGCCCAGTTCACCGGGATCCGGCAAGGGCTGCTTGAGGGATTGGCGCAGGCCAAAGCCGGCAAATTTGCCGAGGGTAGCGGAGAAGACGCGATCCGGCGCGCCTTTCGGCAAGCCCGCGCGTCTTCATGA
- a CDS encoding type II toxin-antitoxin system RelE/ParE family toxin: protein MSRSFRLTRRAEASLTEIARWTIENFGLRQAELYEAELLNRCQAILNCEAHSRSCAVLVDEAADLRFTRAGEHFLVFLDQHNEVVIVDILHSRSDLPRHVAALTALKNEGL, encoded by the coding sequence ATGAGCCGATCCTTCCGGCTGACGCGTCGTGCGGAAGCCAGCCTCACCGAGATCGCCAGATGGACGATCGAGAATTTTGGGCTGCGCCAGGCAGAGCTTTACGAGGCGGAACTGCTCAACCGTTGTCAGGCGATCCTGAACTGCGAGGCGCATAGCCGGAGCTGTGCGGTTCTGGTAGACGAAGCTGCGGATTTGCGGTTTACGAGGGCAGGGGAGCATTTCCTGGTTTTTTTGGACCAGCACAACGAGGTCGTCATCGTCGATATCCTGCACTCTCGCAGTGATCTGCCTCGTCATGTGGCGGCGCTGACGGCGTTGAAGAACGAAGGCCTCTAA